In a genomic window of Feifania hominis:
- a CDS encoding S-layer homology domain-containing protein encodes MALALCLCLGLLPVSALAADAPLTEPLSFKSSTADTSGDGYSWDKATCTLTLDGLNLQTSNEEWALDLGSNTTIVLVDNSVNTITNSSTGKFYGIKCAGNLTIKGSGTLNVVTQTPEDSMPYDIYALNLSKSLVVEEGVTLNVTASKAEYSSRGIYLGGSLFLNGGTVTAVGGESTKTDFHRTNISVGVYSYGTSSRIIVSGGSLTATGTTVQNGNSYGVYGEDGIIADAGRVTASGETQALAWGSDSDPFAKPDSSDYSDFKAGDDADTAVTVESYTNEPYVSFTASSNHRHTLCVNTNSHGKDTCSHAEETWIAWNQSDALPTGGNYFLATDVTLTSSSKAHINDATLNLCLNGHSITYTTDDWNGSDNANGPINVNQGGTLNLSDCQAGSVTYRFREDGMLWVKDEAGPFVVNSGYITGKPNAGFVHVNGGTFNLWNGALINNTNGTSTDAKGLNLEKGTANLYGGQLSGNNDTGIKATGGNLNLYGAVISDNYVNGAQIGKPGSTDRVTVLLADKTVIRDNDRGGIRLYGYVDFTMTGGSITGNDASTASLYCGGDNTITITGGEITGNIHDPGSSHDSSSGAGGIQLKDDDVLTISGDALFSGNHDEDGTTACDLNFYNYDSSFEPVRIAGPLAKPASPAAVYANKPKYLQTSAFTSGWATHMADAEISDYFVSYDPTYTIAKNASGELVFAINHTHNWTYAANGATITATCGSANCTATDTSLTISAPALTTVGGAESAAATLSASTLAGASVSASSIKYAQKSGESWSDLNAAPTGVGNYKASITVGGATASAEYTISKAASSVTTPPAGVKDMVYSQTAKTLITAGVASGGTMQYSLDGTSWSEDLPTGTDAGTYTVWYKVVGDADHADTAPASVSAVIAQADAGTMGSIEVMDITGSSAAVRVAEADWAKALEYSIDGGNTWKAVSVSDGKFTVTGLTKATEYTIQVREQESKNYKASASVSDTFTTLNVTTVLVTYDGNGDGDSVTGVPAAQSKTFDGTGGAYFTIASPESMTREGYTFLKWNNKKEYPSGDPYKVGHDTWIQSDITLYAIWGKNVLEVTAPDGTTTRYPTLSMAFEKAPSGSTIKVLESYTDVEGMAGLFVESEDPAQHKTLTLDLNGKTVEAFLSLGNGSLTLKDEAGGGRLSGYIQQRGGRLTVEGGTYGGLMTYAYSTVDDHTPTALSQLSLKGGTFLGADMLGDGANYGILVLSDAGEDEAEAFLTGAVADGKRLDREIMLKSESAGEEESYYYAYAEGPVHIFDQGEHVITGDVEDSSHTPAAGVAVALKQGGKTIAETTTDAEGKYTFYAPAGFYNIVATQGDKIMTVLIEVKTGDLAVDTITLPGDDVNSELVISGTTTPAVVVGGLERVAQAVKDESAATSVTVTMTVESRTEDTAENADAIKAAAPGKTLNYLDIKIEKKLDNGDPQAISDTGNTVMEIVVPFDFAGKRTDSVTVYRYHGTQAEALTASDTRAGGTFRLDVANGRIHIYASKFSTYAIGYTASSTSSDGSGTITHAIAVKSVEHGTVKTSHIRASSGQIIAVTPTPDEGYAPVCVTVTDSLGNELKLTRQDDGSYTFTMPARSVTVAVVFALESDYTTCPRDSSCPMADYVDADPHAWYHDGIHFCLEHGLMHGYGEGRFAPDDTLTRAMLVQILYNKEGNPAVSDAFTFQDVLQHTWYADAVRWASASGVVTGYSAEAFGPEDAITREQLATMLWRYAGKPAEDAEITFLDADQISAWALDAMRWAVREGIMEGKGNGILDPTGRATRAETAQMLKNFMEK; translated from the coding sequence TTGGCGTTGGCCTTGTGCCTCTGCCTCGGTCTGCTCCCTGTTTCGGCCCTGGCGGCAGATGCGCCGCTGACCGAACCGCTGAGTTTTAAGAGCAGTACCGCGGACACATCCGGCGACGGGTACAGCTGGGACAAGGCCACCTGCACCCTGACCTTAGACGGACTGAATTTGCAGACGTCGAATGAAGAATGGGCCCTCGATCTTGGCAGCAATACCACCATCGTACTGGTGGATAACTCGGTCAATACCATAACCAACAGCAGCACGGGCAAGTTCTACGGCATCAAATGCGCCGGGAATCTGACCATCAAGGGCAGCGGCACACTGAATGTGGTCACGCAGACGCCGGAAGATTCCATGCCCTATGATATTTATGCCCTGAATTTATCAAAGTCTCTTGTCGTTGAGGAAGGGGTGACTCTGAACGTCACCGCTTCAAAAGCCGAATATAGCAGCAGGGGCATCTATTTGGGCGGCAGTCTGTTCCTAAACGGCGGCACGGTGACAGCCGTGGGCGGAGAGAGCACCAAAACCGACTTCCACAGAACCAATATCAGTGTCGGTGTGTATTCCTATGGCACATCCTCCCGAATCATCGTCAGCGGCGGGAGCCTCACCGCTACCGGAACGACCGTTCAAAACGGTAACAGCTACGGCGTTTACGGCGAAGACGGCATCATCGCAGATGCGGGCCGGGTGACCGCCTCCGGCGAGACGCAGGCTCTGGCATGGGGCTCCGACAGCGACCCCTTCGCCAAACCGGACAGCTCCGACTACTCCGATTTCAAAGCCGGTGACGACGCAGATACCGCCGTCACCGTTGAAAGCTATACCAACGAACCATATGTTTCTTTCACCGCAAGCTCCAACCACAGGCACACCCTCTGCGTCAATACGAATTCCCACGGGAAGGATACCTGCAGTCATGCGGAGGAGACCTGGATTGCCTGGAACCAAAGCGATGCCCTCCCCACCGGCGGCAATTATTTCCTGGCCACGGATGTGACGCTCACCAGTTCCAGCAAGGCCCACATCAACGACGCAACCCTCAACCTCTGCCTGAACGGCCACAGCATCACCTATACGACCGATGACTGGAACGGCTCGGATAACGCAAACGGCCCGATTAATGTCAATCAGGGCGGTACTCTCAATCTCAGCGACTGCCAGGCGGGCAGCGTAACCTATCGCTTCAGGGAGGACGGGATGCTCTGGGTGAAGGATGAGGCTGGCCCTTTTGTGGTCAACAGCGGCTACATCACCGGCAAACCCAATGCCGGCTTTGTCCATGTAAACGGCGGCACCTTCAACCTGTGGAACGGCGCGCTCATTAACAACACAAACGGTACAAGCACAGACGCAAAGGGCCTCAATCTGGAGAAAGGGACCGCCAACCTCTACGGCGGCCAGCTGTCCGGCAATAACGACACGGGTATTAAAGCCACCGGCGGGAATCTCAATCTCTACGGCGCGGTCATCAGCGACAACTATGTAAACGGCGCCCAAATCGGTAAGCCGGGGTCCACCGACCGCGTCACGGTTCTTCTCGCCGACAAGACGGTAATCCGGGATAACGATAGAGGCGGCATCCGTCTGTACGGATATGTGGACTTTACCATGACCGGCGGTTCAATCACAGGGAATGACGCGAGCACGGCCAGCCTCTACTGCGGCGGCGACAACACCATCACCATCACCGGCGGCGAAATCACCGGGAATATCCATGACCCCGGTAGTAGTCATGACTCGTCTTCCGGCGCCGGCGGCATCCAGCTGAAGGATGACGATGTGCTCACGATTTCCGGCGACGCCCTCTTCTCCGGAAATCACGATGAGGACGGCACCACGGCCTGCGACCTGAATTTCTACAATTATGACAGCTCGTTTGAGCCGGTTCGTATCGCGGGCCCGCTGGCCAAACCGGCCAGCCCCGCCGCAGTCTATGCCAATAAGCCAAAATACTTGCAGACCAGTGCCTTTACCTCCGGCTGGGCGACCCACATGGCAGACGCGGAGATTTCCGACTATTTTGTAAGCTATGACCCCACCTATACCATTGCGAAAAACGCGAGCGGAGAGCTGGTCTTCGCCATCAACCACACCCACAACTGGACCTACGCCGCAAACGGCGCCACCATCACGGCCACCTGCGGCAGTGCAAACTGTACGGCAACCGACACGAGCTTGACCATCAGCGCGCCCGCGCTGACCACTGTGGGCGGCGCGGAAAGCGCGGCGGCCACCCTTTCTGCCAGCACCTTAGCCGGCGCAAGTGTGAGTGCCAGCAGCATCAAGTATGCCCAAAAGAGCGGCGAGAGCTGGAGCGACCTGAATGCCGCTCCCACCGGCGTGGGAAACTATAAGGCCAGCATCACCGTGGGCGGCGCTACCGCCTCTGCGGAGTACACCATCTCCAAAGCGGCCTCCTCTGTGACCACTCCGCCTGCCGGGGTGAAAGACATGGTTTACAGTCAGACAGCCAAGACTCTGATCACCGCCGGCGTCGCCAGCGGCGGCACCATGCAGTACAGCCTGGACGGTACGAGCTGGAGCGAAGATCTCCCCACCGGCACGGACGCCGGGACGTATACCGTCTGGTACAAGGTCGTGGGGGACGCCGACCACGCGGATACAGCACCCGCCTCGGTCTCCGCCGTCATTGCCCAGGCGGATGCCGGGACGATGGGCAGCATTGAGGTCATGGACATCACGGGCAGCAGTGCCGCGGTGCGTGTGGCAGAGGCCGACTGGGCAAAGGCCCTCGAATACAGCATCGACGGCGGGAACACATGGAAAGCGGTGAGCGTTTCCGACGGCAAATTTACCGTCACTGGTTTGACGAAAGCCACCGAGTACACCATCCAGGTCCGGGAACAGGAAAGTAAGAATTATAAGGCCTCGGCCTCTGTGAGCGACACGTTCACGACCCTCAACGTCACCACCGTTCTCGTGACCTACGACGGCAACGGGGACGGTGATTCTGTAACCGGCGTTCCGGCGGCGCAGAGCAAAACCTTTGACGGGACTGGCGGGGCTTACTTCACCATCGCCTCCCCCGAGAGTATGACCCGGGAGGGCTATACGTTCCTGAAGTGGAACAACAAGAAAGAATACCCCAGCGGTGATCCCTATAAGGTGGGACACGACACCTGGATTCAAAGCGACATCACCCTCTACGCCATCTGGGGTAAGAACGTGCTGGAGGTCACCGCCCCCGACGGAACGACGACCCGATACCCCACTCTGAGCATGGCCTTTGAAAAGGCCCCGAGCGGCAGCACCATCAAGGTGCTCGAGAGCTATACCGATGTGGAGGGAATGGCCGGCCTGTTTGTCGAAAGCGAGGACCCGGCGCAGCACAAGACACTCACGCTTGATTTAAACGGAAAAACCGTGGAGGCTTTCCTCTCGCTGGGCAACGGCAGCCTGACCCTGAAAGACGAAGCCGGCGGCGGCCGACTGAGCGGATATATCCAGCAGAGGGGCGGCCGGCTGACCGTCGAGGGCGGCACCTACGGCGGGCTGATGACCTACGCCTACTCCACCGTGGATGACCATACGCCCACCGCCCTTTCGCAGCTGTCCTTGAAGGGCGGCACATTCCTGGGGGCTGATATGCTGGGCGACGGCGCCAACTACGGCATTTTGGTCCTCTCCGATGCCGGCGAAGACGAGGCCGAGGCCTTTCTCACCGGCGCGGTCGCCGATGGAAAGCGGCTTGACAGAGAGATCATGTTGAAGAGCGAGTCCGCCGGTGAGGAAGAGTCGTATTATTACGCTTACGCAGAGGGGCCCGTCCATATCTTTGATCAAGGTGAGCACGTCATCACCGGCGATGTGGAGGACAGCAGTCACACTCCGGCCGCCGGTGTGGCCGTCGCTCTGAAACAGGGCGGAAAAACCATTGCCGAAACCACCACCGACGCCGAGGGCAAATATACCTTCTACGCGCCCGCCGGATTCTACAACATCGTGGCCACCCAGGGGGATAAGATCATGACCGTTTTGATCGAGGTGAAGACCGGGGATCTGGCTGTGGATACGATCACTCTGCCCGGCGACGATGTGAATTCCGAGTTGGTAATCAGCGGCACCACTACCCCAGCTGTGGTGGTGGGCGGCCTGGAAAGGGTGGCTCAGGCGGTCAAGGACGAAAGTGCGGCAACCTCTGTCACTGTCACCATGACGGTGGAGAGCCGGACCGAGGATACCGCTGAAAACGCCGATGCCATCAAGGCGGCCGCCCCTGGTAAAACTCTGAATTATCTCGACATCAAGATTGAGAAAAAGCTCGACAACGGCGACCCGCAGGCAATAAGCGACACCGGCAATACGGTTATGGAGATTGTGGTACCCTTTGACTTCGCCGGGAAACGCACAGACAGTGTGACAGTCTACCGCTATCATGGTACACAGGCCGAAGCCCTGACAGCGAGTGACACCCGGGCCGGCGGAACGTTCCGGCTGGATGTCGCCAACGGCCGCATTCACATTTATGCCAGTAAATTTTCCACCTACGCCATCGGCTATACCGCGTCCTCTACCTCTTCTGATGGCAGCGGCACGATCACCCATGCCATTGCCGTTAAGAGTGTCGAACACGGAACGGTCAAAACCAGCCATATCCGAGCTTCCAGCGGTCAAATCATCGCTGTAACACCCACACCGGATGAGGGATATGCCCCGGTCTGCGTCACTGTGACCGACAGCCTCGGCAATGAGCTTAAGCTCACCCGTCAGGACGATGGGAGCTACACCTTTACCATGCCCGCGCGAAGCGTCACCGTGGCGGTGGTCTTCGCCCTGGAGAGCGATTACACAACCTGTCCCCGTGACAGCAGCTGCCCCATGGCGGACTATGTAGATGCCGACCCCCATGCCTGGTACCACGACGGCATCCATTTCTGTCTGGAGCACGGTCTGATGCACGGCTATGGAGAGGGACGCTTTGCCCCCGACGACACCCTGACTCGTGCCATGCTGGTTCAGATCCTTTACAATAAGGAGGGCAACCCGGCCGTGAGCGATGCGTTCACGTTCCAGGATGTTTTGCAGCATACATGGTATGCGGATGCTGTCCGCTGGGCGTCAGCCAGCGGCGTGGTGACCGGATACAGCGCCGAAGCTTTTGGCCCGGAGGATGCGATCACCCGTGAGCAGCTTGCCACCATGCTCTGGAGGTATGCGGGAAAGCCTGCGGAAGATGCGGAAATAACTTTCCTTGATGCCGATCAGATCAGCGCCTGGGCATTGGATGCCATGCGCTGGGCTGTAAGAGAGGGAATCATGGAGGGCAAAGGCAACGGCATTCTCGACCCGACAGGCAGAGCTACCCGCGCCGAGACAGCTCAGATGCTCAAAAACTTTATGGAAAAGTAA
- a CDS encoding DegV family protein: MANYILSCCSTADLSKEHFENRDIHYICFHYELDGKQYPDDLGQTMPFKEFYRAMANGAETRTSQVNVEEFVDYFTPFLEQGKDILHVTLSSGISGVLNSANAARDELLEKYPDRKIYIVDSLGASSGYGLLMDRLADLRDEGMELDELYAWALEHRLHLHHWFFSTDLTFYVKGGRITKAAGWFGTVLSICPLLNMDNLGRLIPRSKIRGKKQVIKEIVNRMEQHAKDGLNYSGKCYISNSDCYEDARAVADLVEARFKKLNGPVVINSVGTTIGSHTGPGTVALFFWGDERTE, encoded by the coding sequence ATGGCCAATTATATTCTCAGCTGCTGTTCAACGGCTGATCTTTCAAAAGAGCATTTTGAAAATAGAGACATCCACTACATCTGCTTTCACTACGAGCTTGATGGCAAACAGTATCCCGACGATCTCGGACAGACCATGCCCTTTAAGGAGTTTTACCGCGCCATGGCAAACGGCGCCGAGACTAGGACCTCCCAGGTGAACGTGGAGGAGTTTGTCGACTACTTCACGCCCTTTCTGGAACAGGGAAAGGACATTTTGCATGTCACCCTCTCCTCTGGTATCTCGGGTGTGCTCAACTCCGCCAATGCCGCGAGAGACGAACTGCTTGAGAAGTATCCCGACCGCAAAATTTACATCGTCGACTCGCTCGGCGCCTCTTCGGGCTACGGTCTGTTGATGGACCGGCTTGCCGATCTGCGCGACGAGGGCATGGAGCTTGACGAGCTTTACGCCTGGGCGCTGGAGCACCGGCTCCACCTGCACCACTGGTTCTTCTCCACCGATCTGACTTTCTATGTCAAAGGCGGGCGCATCACCAAGGCCGCCGGCTGGTTCGGCACGGTTCTCTCCATCTGCCCGCTGCTCAATATGGACAATCTGGGCCGTCTGATTCCGCGCAGTAAAATCCGCGGCAAAAAGCAGGTGATCAAAGAGATTGTCAACCGCATGGAGCAGCACGCGAAAGACGGGCTCAACTACAGCGGCAAGTGCTATATCTCAAACTCCGACTGTTACGAGGACGCCCGCGCAGTCGCAGACCTCGTCGAAGCCCGATTCAAAAAGCTCAACGGCCCGGTCGTGATCAACAGCGTGGGCACCACAATCGGCAGCCACACCGGCCCCGGCACCGTCGCCCTCTTCTTCTGGGGCGATGAGCGCACCGAATAA
- a CDS encoding S-layer homology domain-containing protein — MKRFLSCALSLILLVSLLAGVPALPVYADDILEGGDLVLSEVSHSSAKTEVDASQSVELTLTVGYTFQGTVDLVQGISIHYDKAKYPHAIAQFPDGSVAEVGGAAVRMRVVYQKKDDNNLYWTDYTIRVIRAEQSTATFTGSIKKSLTAPASVTITADEFTSRYQKNDEGELYSLVIEGVNPSFGTLKYGGRNYEYGTSFRLADLKSSPLTFTASDGGDVSYLVSGYTREEPEKPVGTIILQIVASAASTENITLQTKYDTPVSLTAAPFETVCKKVLDEELSHVMFTLPSTSYGKLYTGYTSAAKPGTAVAEDREYYRGKSPELSSVSFVPKSGYSGTVTINYTGVGVEGHSFTGKLLIEVSKRSQTIVSYATNDKTPQTFSSTDFNTVCSYEKGKTLSHVVFTLPSSSYGKLYYSYSSPSDTGTAVSNKTKYYRSGSPNLSDITFVPKEGYSGTVLISYTGYDVDGGSYSGQVEIVVSKTEEQTLSYYMEQGGVLTLSSDDLNSASKSATGSNLSYVKFTLPSSSYGKLYYDYSVNGNYDSAVSSSTKYYRSSSPYLSAVSFVPKSTFTGSVTLTYTGTSTGGYSFTGKIKVYVGKPVKYQTGSGSSVAFDSADFNAACKNATGRTLNYVKFTLPSKSSGTLYYDFTSLSQYGSKVSSSTKYYRSSSPYLSSVSFVPAEGYSGTVSISYTGYDSEGYSFTGKVAVEVTQPRDSSRYFRDVTKSHKWAVEAIDNLYEEKIVGGVGDSTFQPQSNITRGDFILMLSRAFDFKGTSSNPFRDVPRNSYYYDAITAAKVLGIAQGSDGYFRPGDPLTREDAMVLVMRTLDTYDRSLTKGSYSNLSGFVDRSDISSYAMESVATLVRAELIQGDGDTINPKGRMTRAEMAVLLYRVIKY, encoded by the coding sequence ATGAAGCGGTTTCTGTCCTGCGCACTCAGTCTGATACTTTTGGTGTCGCTGCTTGCCGGTGTGCCGGCGCTGCCCGTCTACGCCGATGATATTCTGGAGGGCGGCGACCTGGTTTTGAGTGAAGTTTCTCACTCCTCTGCAAAAACCGAGGTGGACGCCTCCCAGTCGGTCGAACTGACGCTGACGGTAGGCTACACGTTTCAGGGAACGGTCGATCTCGTTCAGGGAATATCCATCCACTACGATAAGGCAAAATATCCCCATGCCATTGCGCAGTTTCCCGACGGCTCCGTTGCCGAGGTCGGCGGTGCAGCCGTCAGAATGAGGGTGGTCTACCAGAAAAAAGACGACAACAATCTCTATTGGACTGACTATACCATCCGCGTGATTCGCGCCGAGCAGAGTACCGCCACATTCACCGGCTCCATCAAGAAGAGCCTGACCGCGCCGGCGAGTGTCACCATCACGGCGGATGAATTCACCTCCCGCTACCAGAAGAACGATGAGGGAGAGCTCTATAGCCTTGTCATTGAGGGTGTCAACCCCTCTTTCGGTACTCTGAAGTACGGCGGGCGAAACTACGAATACGGCACGAGCTTTCGCCTCGCCGATCTCAAGAGCAGCCCTCTGACTTTCACTGCATCCGACGGCGGCGACGTCTCCTATCTTGTCAGCGGCTACACCAGGGAGGAGCCCGAAAAGCCGGTCGGCACCATTATTTTGCAAATTGTGGCAAGCGCTGCTTCGACCGAGAACATTACACTTCAGACCAAGTACGATACTCCCGTCTCCCTGACGGCCGCTCCCTTTGAAACCGTCTGCAAAAAAGTGCTCGACGAAGAACTGAGCCATGTGATGTTCACTCTGCCCTCCACGAGCTATGGAAAGCTCTACACTGGCTATACCAGCGCCGCAAAACCGGGCACCGCGGTGGCTGAGGACCGGGAGTATTACCGCGGCAAGTCGCCGGAACTCTCGAGTGTGAGCTTCGTTCCGAAGAGCGGCTACTCCGGCACTGTCACCATCAACTACACCGGCGTGGGAGTGGAGGGACACTCGTTCACCGGCAAACTTCTCATCGAAGTCTCCAAGCGCAGTCAGACGATTGTCTCCTACGCCACCAATGACAAGACGCCTCAGACTTTCTCCAGTACTGATTTTAACACTGTCTGTTCCTATGAAAAGGGCAAGACTCTCTCCCATGTGGTCTTTACGCTTCCATCCTCGAGTTACGGAAAACTCTACTATAGCTACTCCTCGCCCTCAGACACCGGTACGGCGGTGAGCAACAAGACCAAATATTATCGCAGCGGCTCCCCTAACCTGTCGGATATCACCTTCGTTCCCAAAGAGGGGTACAGTGGAACCGTGTTGATCTCCTACACCGGCTATGATGTCGACGGCGGCAGCTACAGCGGTCAGGTTGAGATAGTCGTCTCCAAAACGGAGGAACAGACGCTCAGTTACTATATGGAGCAGGGTGGAGTTTTGACTCTATCCTCCGACGATCTCAACAGCGCCAGCAAGAGCGCAACCGGTTCCAATCTCTCCTATGTGAAGTTCACACTCCCCTCCTCCAGCTACGGCAAGCTCTACTATGACTATTCCGTCAACGGCAATTACGACTCGGCGGTCTCCTCGAGCACCAAATACTACCGCAGCTCTTCGCCCTACCTCTCTGCGGTGAGCTTTGTGCCGAAGAGCACGTTTACCGGAAGCGTCACGCTCACCTATACCGGAACCAGTACCGGCGGTTACTCTTTCACCGGAAAAATAAAAGTCTATGTCGGTAAGCCCGTAAAATATCAGACCGGCAGCGGCTCCAGCGTCGCCTTTGACAGCGCCGACTTCAACGCTGCCTGTAAAAACGCAACCGGGCGGACGTTGAATTATGTCAAATTCACTCTGCCATCGAAGAGCAGCGGTACGCTTTACTATGATTTCACTTCCCTCTCACAGTACGGCTCAAAAGTCTCTTCAAGCACCAAGTACTACCGCAGCTCTTCCCCCTATCTCTCCTCGGTCAGTTTTGTGCCGGCCGAAGGGTACAGCGGCACAGTGAGCATCTCCTACACCGGCTACGACAGCGAGGGATACAGCTTCACCGGAAAAGTCGCCGTAGAGGTGACGCAGCCGCGCGACAGTTCCCGCTATTTTAGGGATGTCACCAAAAGTCACAAGTGGGCGGTAGAAGCCATTGACAATCTCTATGAGGAAAAAATTGTCGGCGGTGTCGGCGACAGCACGTTTCAGCCTCAGAGCAACATCACCCGCGGCGACTTTATTTTGATGCTCAGCCGGGCCTTTGACTTTAAGGGCACCAGTTCCAATCCGTTTCGAGATGTTCCGAGAAACAGCTACTACTACGATGCCATCACCGCAGCCAAAGTGCTCGGCATCGCCCAGGGCTCCGACGGCTACTTCCGCCCGGGTGACCCGCTCACCCGCGAGGACGCCATGGTTCTCGTCATGCGAACGCTTGACACCTATGATCGCTCACTGACCAAGGGCAGTTACTCAAATTTGTCTGGCTTTGTGGATCGGTCTGACATCTCCTCCTACGCGATGGAATCGGTCGCGACGCTGGTTCGCGCCGAACTTATCCAGGGCGACGGCGACACCATCAATCCCAAGGGGCGTATGACCCGCGCCGAGATGGCTGTGCTTCTCTACCGGGTTATCAAATACTGA
- a CDS encoding helix-turn-helix domain-containing protein, translated as MVYLKRKHHLTTAELSAISGVPVGTLNKLLCGAIRNPATRTLTNLANALGVTVRYLIDDTIDTVCEQVVVSRGVGTVAVSADEVQLLRRIRALSESGKRSLELLLDGYDFCRGTQRSEEKRQLFCYIPVANGHSGIYVDAVCVDLYEIERNAATAQADFLIKLVSQDLEPLYPKGTLLAVKEGELTNGQLGVFLLQREGYVGRYQRKGRSVRIVSLNGKRKITVGEDDEFRVVGRVLGAARNCTWIGHSSSIVL; from the coding sequence TTGGTTTATCTCAAACGAAAACACCATCTGACAACAGCGGAATTGTCGGCCATCTCCGGCGTTCCGGTGGGCACGCTCAACAAACTGCTCTGCGGCGCAATCCGAAATCCGGCGACAAGGACGCTGACCAACCTTGCCAATGCCCTGGGTGTAACAGTGCGCTATCTCATTGACGACACGATTGACACAGTCTGCGAGCAGGTTGTCGTCTCGCGGGGCGTCGGAACCGTGGCAGTCAGCGCCGACGAAGTGCAGCTGCTGCGCCGGATCCGGGCGCTGTCGGAGTCGGGGAAGCGGTCGCTGGAGCTGCTTTTGGACGGCTACGATTTTTGCCGCGGTACACAGCGCAGTGAGGAGAAAAGACAGCTTTTTTGCTATATTCCTGTTGCCAATGGCCACAGCGGCATCTATGTTGACGCGGTCTGTGTCGATCTCTATGAGATAGAACGCAACGCCGCAACTGCGCAGGCTGACTTTCTAATCAAGCTCGTCAGCCAGGACCTCGAGCCGCTCTACCCGAAGGGGACGCTTCTGGCTGTAAAAGAGGGGGAGCTGACAAATGGCCAGCTCGGCGTATTCCTGCTTCAGCGCGAGGGCTATGTCGGGCGTTACCAGAGAAAGGGCAGGTCGGTCAGGATTGTTTCCCTCAATGGAAAGAGAAAGATCACTGTCGGTGAAGACGACGAATTTCGTGTTGTGGGCAGGGTGCTGGGGGCTGCGAGAAACTGCACCTGGATCGGGCACAGTTCCAGCATTGTACTCTAG
- a CDS encoding DUF6514 family protein, with amino-acid sequence MACTYRVYLDRTVAPPMFGIESTKGIRSRRLSTDYRAVYQLAQQCNIHGLSPIHLYDVVEDFCRK; translated from the coding sequence ATGGCATGTACCTATCGCGTGTACCTGGATAGAACCGTCGCGCCGCCCATGTTCGGCATCGAGTCGACAAAGGGCATTCGTTCGCGCCGGCTCTCTACGGATTACCGCGCTGTGTATCAGCTTGCGCAGCAGTGCAACATACACGGGCTCTCCCCCATCCATCTTTACGATGTGGTGGAGGATTTCTGCAGGAAGTAA
- a CDS encoding PfkB family carbohydrate kinase has protein sequence MEKTYDIVALGECLVDFISTAQGEKLFLEGNPGGAPANVLAAASRLGRHTAFIGKLGDDGFGHFLNRALKQAGVGTGGVVFTKEHPTTLAMVTLDEDGNRDFSFYRERTADVMLRPEEIDWKLIETTRIFHFGSVSMTAEPSRGATLAAAQRAREAGAVVSFDPNLREPLWGSLEQAKESILQGMALADVVKLSGEELVFLTGGEGEAAMRQLAQQCDTKILTVTLAAQGCLCLAGGAFYESRTYDVKAIDTTGAGDAFWGAFLSRLTGAGIPGEQELLQILDFANAAGSLTTTRKGAIPAMPDEEQIRACMRSIAKA, from the coding sequence ATGGAGAAGACATACGATATTGTTGCGCTGGGAGAGTGTCTGGTGGATTTTATCTCCACTGCGCAGGGAGAAAAACTGTTTTTGGAGGGAAATCCGGGCGGCGCGCCGGCAAATGTTCTTGCGGCGGCATCTCGCCTCGGACGGCACACCGCGTTCATCGGCAAGCTGGGAGACGATGGATTTGGCCATTTTTTAAACCGGGCTCTGAAACAGGCGGGTGTCGGAACCGGCGGTGTGGTCTTCACGAAAGAGCACCCGACGACACTTGCCATGGTGACGCTGGATGAGGATGGAAACCGCGACTTTTCCTTTTACCGCGAGCGTACGGCGGACGTGATGCTCCGGCCGGAGGAGATCGACTGGAAGCTGATCGAAACCACGCGCATCTTCCACTTTGGTTCGGTCTCCATGACGGCAGAGCCATCGCGCGGCGCGACTCTTGCCGCAGCGCAGCGGGCGCGTGAGGCGGGCGCCGTGGTCTCCTTTGACCCCAATCTCCGCGAACCGCTCTGGGGGAGTCTGGAGCAGGCGAAAGAGAGCATCCTGCAGGGAATGGCTCTGGCGGACGTGGTCAAGCTGTCGGGAGAGGAACTTGTCTTTCTCACCGGCGGCGAGGGGGAGGCTGCGATGCGGCAGCTTGCACAGCAGTGTGACACAAAGATCCTGACGGTGACACTTGCGGCGCAGGGCTGTCTGTGCCTTGCGGGCGGCGCATTCTATGAGAGCCGCACCTACGATGTCAAAGCGATTGATACCACCGGTGCGGGCGATGCCTTTTGGGGTGCGTTTCTCAGCCGGCTGACAGGGGCCGGGATTCCGGGAGAGCAGGAGCTTCTGCAGATTCTGGACTTTGCCAACGCGGCGGGCTCCCTCACCACAACCAGAAAGGGAGCCATTCCCGCGATGCCGGATGAGGAGCAGATCAGAGCTTGTATGCGGTCGATTGCCAAGGCTTAG